In Vitis riparia cultivar Riparia Gloire de Montpellier isolate 1030 chromosome 19, EGFV_Vit.rip_1.0, whole genome shotgun sequence, the following proteins share a genomic window:
- the LOC117908205 gene encoding uncharacterized protein LOC117908205: protein MHSLTLQLLYHLCTKVKDLEVSRAKEIFSQSFITGAKYGIPEILEEIIKSYPFALEYLNEDVFKLAVLNRHEKIFNLICETGMHRQLIIRTRDDSNNDNILHLAGKLAPPHRLSLVSGAALQMQRELHWFKEIEKYAPRAFSESENNDEDKPKMVFIKEHKKLIKEGEKWMKGTAKFYTLAARLLLL from the exons ATGCATTCTCTGACTCTTCAATTGCTTTACCACCTATGTACTAAAGTTAAAGATTTGGAAGTATCAAGAGCAAAGGAAATATTTAGCCAATCATTCATTACTGGGGCAAAATATGGAATTCCCGAGATTCTGGAAGAGATTATAAAGTCATATCCTTTTGCACTCGAGTATCTGAATGAGGATGTATTCAAATTGGCAGTATTAAATCGTCATGAAAAGATTTTCAACCTCATCTGCGAAACCGGTATGCATAGACAACTTATAATACGAACCAGAGATGATTCAAATAACGATAATATCTTGCATTTGGCTGGAAAATTGGCCCCTCCGCACCGGCTCAGTCTCGTTTCTGGTGCCGCTCTACAAATGCAACGCGAGTTACATTGGTTTAag gaaattgaaaaatatgcaCCGAGAGCCTTCAGTGAATCTGAGAACAATGACGAAGATAAACCGAAAATGGTATTTATAAAGGAACATAAAAAGTTGATAAAAGAAGGGGAGAAATGGATGAAAGGCACAGCAAAATTTTACACATTGGCAGCGCGCTTATTGCTACTGTAG